The Streptomyces sp. M92 nucleotide sequence GTAACCGGGCGCCAGCCCGTGGCCGTTGTGCAGGGCCAGGGCGAGGAACACCACCGCCGCGGCCGGCTTGATGGCGCCGGCGCCGCCCGCCACCACCACCGCCACGATCACCGAGATCGTCACCGCCGACAGCCGGGGCAGCGCGCGCTCCACGTACCGTCCCGCCGGCAGCCGCACCGTCTTGAGGACGTCGGTGACCACGGACCCGGCGTCCACCGGCGGGTTCTCGCCGGTCGGCAGCAGCGTCAGAGGCGGGTCACCGGAGGCTACGACGGTGGAGACCGTCGCTACGGAGACCGGCAGGGGTGGACGGTCGCCGAGACCGGCGACCGCGTGGCCGTTGCCGGCCGTGCGGATGGGGTAGGCTTGACGAGCGCGATCACGGAAGACGCGGATCGCGTACCGGGACGTGGCGCAGCTTGGTAGCGCACTTGACTGGGGGTCAAGGGGTCGCAGGTTCAAATCCTGTCGTCCCGACGGTTACGTGGGGCCCTCCCACAGCTCAGGGGTCATCATCGGGTGGCCCCTTCGGCGTGTTCGGGGCGGGAGCGGCCGCACGCACCTGTGCTCCGTGCGGTGAGCGCAGTGCGTCGACCGTCGGGTGGGTGAAGGTGGCCAGGGCGGCGTCGGCCGAGGCCAGCACCCCCCGGGGGTCCCCCAGGGAGTCGTGAAGGACATGGACGGTGGAGTCGGTGATCCCGCAGTACTCGGCGATGCCGACATCGAGCGTGCGAGTGATGTGGTCGGTCCACCCCAACTCTGCGAACGACGCGGCGGTGTAGGCGCTCAGCGGCAACCACAGCAGGCGTTTGCCGGACAAGCGGGTCCCGCCGCCCCTTGCGCCGTAGGCGAACCCGTGGTTCCAGATCCGGTCCACCCAGCCCTTGAGGATCGCGGGGAGGCCGAACCACCACACCGGGAAGACCACCACGACCGAGTCCGCCTCGGCCAGGCGACGCATCCCGGCGCGGGTCCGGGGCGAGTACTCCTTGGACGGGTCGTTCCAGTCGGGCTCGTCGGCGGTGGTCATCCGCGGGTCGAACCCCTCGGCGTGCAGGTCGAGAACGTCCACGGCCCGTCCGGTACCGGCCAGAGCCGCCCGGGCACGGTCGGCCACCGCGCCGGTGAGCGAGTCCGGCCGTGGGTGGGCCACCACGATCAGGGCGCGCCCGGACCCGGCGGTGACGGCGGCGCACGCCGCTGACGATTCCGTCGTGCCGCCCATCAAGCGTCCTGGTGGACGAGGCGGACCAGCATCTTGCCGGTGTTGGCGCCCCGCAGGACACCCAGGAACGCCTCCGGGGCCCGGTCCAGACCGTCGACGACCGTCGACTCGGTGCGCAGCGAACCGTCGGCGAGCCAGGGTGCCGCCGTTTCGATCCACTCCGGGAACAGGTCCAGGTGGAAGTCGACCAGCATGCCGCGCAGCGTCACCTGCCGGGAGGCGGCCCGGAACAGGTTGTGCGGACCGGGCATCGGCGCGGTGGCGTTGTAGGTGCTGATCGCACCGACCATGGCGATCCGGCCGTCGAGCCGCATCGCGTCCAGGGCCGCGACCAGGTGGTCGCCGGCCACGGAGTCCAGGTACACGTCGATACCGTCCGGAGCGACCCGTGCGAGCTGTCCGGCCAGGTCGCCCTCCCGGTAGTCGATGGCGGCGTCGAAGCCGAACCGTTCCAGCAGCTTCCTGGTCTTGTCCGGCCCCCCGGCCGAGCCGATCACACGTGCGGCACCCAGCTTGCGGGCGAGCTGACCGGCGACGCTGCCGACCGCCCCGGCCGCCGACGAGATGAACACCGTGTCGTCCTCCCGGACCGGCGCGGTGCGGGTCAGTGCCGCGTACGCGCTCAGGCCGGTGATGCCCAGTGGGCCGAGGTACGCCTCGGCGGGGGCCAGCCGGGTGTCCACGACGGTGGCGGCGGCGGCGTCGATAACGGCGTACTCCCGCCAGCCCAGGAAGTGCGAGACGGTCGAGCCGACCGGGGCGCCACCGGCGCGCGAGGCGACGACCGTCCCGACCGCGGAGCCTTCCAGGGCGGTGCCCAACTCGAACGGCGGGATGTAGGACGGAGCGTCGTTCATCCGGCCCCGCATGTAGGGGTCCACCGACATCCAGGTGTTGCGCACCAGGATCTGGCCCTCGTCGGGCTCGGGGACCTCCGAGACGACCGACTCGAAGTTCTCGGGGCCCGGTTCGCCCGAAGGGCGGGAGACGAGGCGGATCTCCCGGGAACGAACAGCGGACGCAGTCATGGCAATCTCCTCCACAGTCGGTACCGGCCGCATGGCCCGGCGGGGGCTCACGAAACGGTGCTCGAGTAGTACTCGGCGATCTCGTCGCTGGTGGTCATCCACACCCCCGGACGGCCGGCGATGTAGGACAGCGCCTGGTCGAGGTAGCGGGCACGGAAGGCCTGGCCGATGACGAAGGGGTGCAGTGCCAGGGCCATCACCCGGCCGCTGTCGGCGGAGTCGTCGTACAACTGGTCGAACTGGTCGGTGACCACGCGCACGAAGTCCGGCCCGGACATGCCCTGCGACGTGAACAGGCCCAGGTCGTTGAGCTCCACCGAGTACGGCACACTCAGCATCCCGGGCACGTTCAGCCGGAAGGGCTGGTCGTCGGCGGTCCAGTCCAGCACGTAGCTCAGTCCGAGTTCGGCGAGCAGCGACGGGGTGCGCGGGGTCTCGGTCAGCGCCGGGCCCAGCCAGCCGCGTGGACGGCGGCCGGTCGCCTCCTCGATGGTTTCCACGACCTCGCTCAGGCACCGGCGCTCGTCCTGCTCGGACATGTCCGTGTGCAGGGTGGAATTGTCGCGCCCGTGCGCCAGCCACGCCCAGTCCCGGTCCCGGCCGGCCTTCAGTATCTGCGGATACCGTCGGCAGACGGCCGAGTTGAGCAGCACGCTGGGCCGGATGCCGTGGCGGTCGAGGATCTCGGCCACCCGCCAGATGCCGACCCGTGGGCCGTAGTCCCGCCAGCCGTGGTTGAGCGGATCGGGCACCAGGGCTGCCGTCGCCTCGTACAAACTGGTGGACGGCACGCCGAATTGGAAGTGCTCTACGTTCAGTCCGACGTAGAAGGCCACCCGAGCGCCGCCGGGCCAGCGGATCGGCTCCCGCTCGATGACGGGGGTGTAGTCGTACAGCTGGTTCTCCACTGGATGCACATCCTCTTCACGGGCCGCCCGCGGCCTTGCGCCGCCCCGGCCGGGACAGGGGGAGAGGCACCTCCGGGGCCGGCCGCCTGCCTGCTCCCGTCAATCACCCCTCGCGTTCCCGACCACTCTCGTACGGGGCCTGGAGCTGGAACAATGACGCTTTGGAGAAGAGCCCGATTAGGCCGGGTAATGAATGAGGGATGCCGTGGAACGACATGAGATCGAGGTCTTCCTGACCCTGGCGGACGAGCTGCACTTCGGCCGTACCGCCGAGCGCCTCGGCCTGACCCAGGGCCGGGTCAGCCAGACCGTCAAGAAGCTGGAGCGCCGCTTCCGCGCCGACCTGTTCGAGCGCACCAGCCGCCGCGTGGCGCTCACTCCGCTCGGCAAGCAGCTGCGCGAAGGCATCGAGACGCCCTACCGGCGCATCCAGGAGGAGATCGCCGAGGCCGTGGCGGCAGGCCGCGGCATCACGGGTACCTTGCGGATCGGCTTCTCCGGGGCGTTCACCGGGCACTTGGTGCAGCACATCACCGAGCTGTTCGAGCACCGCCACCCCGGCGTGGAGTTTCACCTCCAGCAGATCCAGTTGTTCGACCCGTTCGGTCCCCTGCGAGCAGGTGACGTCGACGTGCAGGTCACCGAACGGCCGGTGGAGGAACCTGACTTGTCCGTCGGGCCGGTGTTGATCCGCGAACCGCGGGCGCTGTTGGTCTCCGACCGGCATCGTCTCGCGCGGCGCGAGACGGTGAGCATCGAGGACTGGGCCGACTGCAGGATGCTGACCGTCGGAGGACGGCACGCGCCGCAGTACTGGCTGGACCACCTGTTCCCGACGCACACCCCCTCGGGGCGTGCCGTTCCCCGGGGCCCGGCCGTCTTGTACTGGGAAGACGCCATGACCGTGATCCGGGCCGACCAGGCCGTGTGCCCCCTGTCCTCGGCCGCGGCGCGCTACTACACCCATACCGGCGTGGCCTACGTCCCCGTTCCCGACGCCCCGCCGCTGGAGTACGGATTGGTGTGGCCGAAGGCCCGTTCGACCAAGCTCCTGGGCGCGTTCGTCCGCGCCGCCCAAGCGGAGGTCGCGGCGCGGGGCGGACCCGACCGTGCCTTGGCCTCGCTGACCGACGACACCCGGGGGGCAGTGTGACCCGGCCTCCCGGCCGGGGCGGCCCCGGAGCCGACGAAGCCAAAGGCCGGGCCCGCTTCCTCCCCCGAAGAAGCGGGCCCGGCGGGCCGGGACGTCACCCGGTGTCAGAGCGACACCGTCCCCCGAAGGTGACGTCCTCGGCCGCCCCCGGCGCCGGACTGCGGCCGCGGCGCCCGGGTGTCTGGAAGCCGTGCGGTCACCAGCACATGACCGCCGTCTCGCCCGCACCCCACGAGGAGTACAGGCGCACCCGGACGACATAGCGGCGGCCCTTGACGAAACGGGCCCTGATCGTGGCGTTGCGGGGTGTTCCCCCGTCGTCGTGTCCGGCCAGGTAGCGGGGCTTGCCGTCCCGCACCTCGAAGATCACGACGACGGCGTCGCTGTCACCGAAGGTGCCCACGGTGTACTCGCGGGTCTCCGGCGGGTCCAGGCGGAAGTCGGCCTGCTCGCCCGGCCCGAGCCCCAGAGGCACCGAACGGAACGGCACCAGCGGGCCCGGCCGGCCG carries:
- a CDS encoding NAD(P)H oxidoreductase; translated protein: MGGTTESSAACAAVTAGSGRALIVVAHPRPDSLTGAVADRARAALAGTGRAVDVLDLHAEGFDPRMTTADEPDWNDPSKEYSPRTRAGMRRLAEADSVVVVFPVWWFGLPAILKGWVDRIWNHGFAYGARGGGTRLSGKRLLWLPLSAYTAASFAELGWTDHITRTLDVGIAEYCGITDSTVHVLHDSLGDPRGVLASADAALATFTHPTVDALRSPHGAQVRAAAPAPNTPKGPPDDDP
- a CDS encoding NADP-dependent oxidoreductase; its protein translation is MTASAVRSREIRLVSRPSGEPGPENFESVVSEVPEPDEGQILVRNTWMSVDPYMRGRMNDAPSYIPPFELGTALEGSAVGTVVASRAGGAPVGSTVSHFLGWREYAVIDAAAATVVDTRLAPAEAYLGPLGITGLSAYAALTRTAPVREDDTVFISSAAGAVGSVAGQLARKLGAARVIGSAGGPDKTRKLLERFGFDAAIDYREGDLAGQLARVAPDGIDVYLDSVAGDHLVAALDAMRLDGRIAMVGAISTYNATAPMPGPHNLFRAASRQVTLRGMLVDFHLDLFPEWIETAAPWLADGSLRTESTVVDGLDRAPEAFLGVLRGANTGKMLVRLVHQDA
- a CDS encoding polysaccharide deacetylase family protein codes for the protein MENQLYDYTPVIEREPIRWPGGARVAFYVGLNVEHFQFGVPSTSLYEATAALVPDPLNHGWRDYGPRVGIWRVAEILDRHGIRPSVLLNSAVCRRYPQILKAGRDRDWAWLAHGRDNSTLHTDMSEQDERRCLSEVVETIEEATGRRPRGWLGPALTETPRTPSLLAELGLSYVLDWTADDQPFRLNVPGMLSVPYSVELNDLGLFTSQGMSGPDFVRVVTDQFDQLYDDSADSGRVMALALHPFVIGQAFRARYLDQALSYIAGRPGVWMTTSDEIAEYYSSTVS
- a CDS encoding LysR family transcriptional regulator; this translates as MERHEIEVFLTLADELHFGRTAERLGLTQGRVSQTVKKLERRFRADLFERTSRRVALTPLGKQLREGIETPYRRIQEEIAEAVAAGRGITGTLRIGFSGAFTGHLVQHITELFEHRHPGVEFHLQQIQLFDPFGPLRAGDVDVQVTERPVEEPDLSVGPVLIREPRALLVSDRHRLARRETVSIEDWADCRMLTVGGRHAPQYWLDHLFPTHTPSGRAVPRGPAVLYWEDAMTVIRADQAVCPLSSAAARYYTHTGVAYVPVPDAPPLEYGLVWPKARSTKLLGAFVRAAQAEVAARGGPDRALASLTDDTRGAV